In the genome of Pseudomonadota bacterium, the window AAAATGAAAGGCCATCCAGATATCTGGGAAGGAAGAATAACGAAAAGTTACCGTTTTACGTTTCAGATTATCGGTGAAATTTATCTATTAAGAAGAATTAGGAACCCATGATATTCTTAAAACGCCCAAATAAATGTGAAAAATTGGGGGCAGCCTGTTTTATCGAGTATCCTGTAGACAGATATTGAAGCTCTTTTAGTAGCAATGGGTGGCGAGGTGACTGAAGGACGTGGATCGCGGGTAAGGATTGCATTGAAGGGGGTGCGAAGAAAGTGAAAAACGAAATCAGGTCTTGAAATATAAGTTTTTTCTGCGGCATAAACCCCTTCATTATCTCTGATTATTGTAATTTGGTTATTGATTATTGGCGTTAATCTGAAGCTTGGTTATTGGAGCTTGGTTATTTATTTTGTGATCAGGTCTACTTGACATGGTGTAGCATAAGTGTTACACTTATCCTTTAAAGGAGGATATTATGCCAACGAAGAATGCAAGAGTGAACGTTGTTTTGGAAAAACCACTCTATCTGGTAGTGGAAAAATTTGCCGGGATGAGAGAGATGACGCTTGATACAAAAAAAGCGATAGACCATAAAGACGTATGGGGTTAGCGTGGGATATAAGCTTAGATACCACCCGTCCGTCAAGAGCGAGGACCTTCCAAAACTGGACAGGGCAATAGCTGCAAGAATCAGGAAAGCAATCGAGACAAGGCTTCTTGCGGCGCCCCAGGAGTATGGAGAGCCTCTCCGGCGAACGCTGAAGGGTTACTGGAAACTCCGTGTGGGTGACTATCGTGTCGTGTTCAGGGTAAAAGGTAAAGAGATTTTCGTTCTTGGTATTATTCATAGAAAAGAAGCTTATGAAATAGTTGAAAAGAATAGATCTTAAGGGCGGTATGGAAAAATGGGGTCCTTCATTATCTCTGATTA includes:
- a CDS encoding type II toxin-antitoxin system RelE/ParE family toxin; this encodes MGYKLRYHPSVKSEDLPKLDRAIAARIRKAIETRLLAAPQEYGEPLRRTLKGYWKLRVGDYRVVFRVKGKEIFVLGIIHRKEAYEIVEKNRS